The following proteins are encoded in a genomic region of Gossypium hirsutum isolate 1008001.06 chromosome D05, Gossypium_hirsutum_v2.1, whole genome shotgun sequence:
- the LOC107903536 gene encoding receptor-like protein kinase THESEUS 1, whose product MNVGKWLSLVLAVILFEFLGYRRIQASFTPTDNYLIVCGSSQNVTFQGRTFVPDFLHSSISLKAKRSYYVASSNSSVPSSIFRSARIFSSIASYEFDIKQRGRHWIRLYFFPVVVPKSGHNLISAPITVVTDGFVLLNNFTFENYNGSFLFKEFAINVTSVTLSLTFVPWNDLVSFVNAIEVVSIPDSVLPDQALALNRSTPISGLSEFGMETVYRLNMGGPLISAQNDTLGRTWENDSKYLRVNGSALNVSIDPASIKYTASITEETAPNWVYATAETMGDANVSNMNFNITWVFPVNPNFRYFVRAHFCDISSQSLYALVFNLYLNDDIAAASLDLSTLTSNLNVPYYMDFISSSSAGSDTLTVSIGPDSVTDITNATLSGLEIMKISNEAGSLDGVSSVKNLLPLSSLKKNKIWIIIGSLVGAVIALVFIGFCCCCLLMRKPKANHQGHPLHGNSQTMTKMSMASKKSGTASCISSASSSFGQFFSLQEILDATNKFDESLLLGVGGFGRVYRGMLEDGTNCAVKRGNSRSEQGLAEFMTEIEMLSKLRHRHLVSLIGYCDERSETILVYEYMANGPLRSHLYGTNFPSLTWKQRLDICIGAARGLHYLHTFAARSIIHRDVKTTNILLDENFVAKVSDFGLSKTGPALDQTHVSTAVKGSFGYLDPEYFRRQQLTEKSDVYSFGVVLMEVLCARSALNPVLPREQVNIAEWAMSWHKKGMLNQIMDSNLVGKLNPASLKKYGETAEKCLAEHGTERPSMGDVLWNLEYALQLEETSSVLTEPDDNSMNHIPAIRLTPLESFDNSVTMTNGGNSGTDCNAEDSLVNPCGR is encoded by the coding sequence ATGAATGTAGGGAAGTGGCTATCTTTGGTTTTAGCTgttattttgtttgaatttttggGTTATAGAAGAATACAGGCATCATTCACTCCTACTGATAACTACTTAATTGTTTGTGGTTCTTCACAAAATGTCACATTTCAAGGTAGAACTTTTGTTCCTGATTTTCTTCATTCTTCAATTTCCTTAAAGGCCAAAAGAAGTTATTATGTTGCTAGCTCTAATTCCAGTGTTCCATCTTCTATATTTCGATCCGCTCGGATTTTTTCCAGCATTGCTTCATACGAGTTCGATATCAAACAACGAGGTCGGCATTGGATCCGGCTATATTTTTTTCCTGTTGTGGTTCCGAAATCGGGACATAACTTGATATCTGCTCCGATAACGGTTGTCACTGATGGTTTCGTGTTGTTGAACAACTTCACTTTCGAGAACTATAATGGTTCTTTTTTGTTCAAGGAGTTTGCAATCAATGTGACTTCTGTTACCTTGTCGCTTACGTTTGTTCCTTGGAATGATTTGGTTTCGTTTGTTAATGCGATCGAAGTTGTGTCCATCCCAGATTCAGTCTTGCCTGACCAGGCATTAGCTCTGAATCGATCTACTCCTATTAGTGGTCTTTCGGAGTTTGGGATGGAAACTGTTTATCGGTTAAACATGGGAGGGCCCTTGATTAGTGCTCAGAATGATACACTGGGAAGAACATGGGAGAATGATTCGAAATATCTCCGTGTAAATGGTTCTGCTCTGAATGTTTCAATCGATCCAGCTTCCATCAAATATACTGCTTCCATTACAGAGGAAACAGCACCGAATTGGGTCTATGCTACTGCTGAAACCATGGGTGATGCAAATGTATCTAACATGAACTTCAATATAACTTGGGTCTTCCCTGTCAATCCAAACTTCAGGTACTTCGTCCGGGCACATTTTTGTGATATCTCCAGTCAGTCTCTCTATGCTTTGGTTTTCAATCTGTACTTAAATGATGATATTGCTGCTGCAAGTCTTGACCTATCAACATTGACGAGCAACCTAAATGTGCCTTACTATATGGACTTCATCTCCAGTTCCTCAGCGGGTTCTGATACTTTGACTGTTAGTATTGGTCCGGATTCAGTGACGGATATCACTAATGCAACATTGAGCGGGTTGGAGATTATGAAAATCAGCAATGAGGCTGGTAGCCTCGATGGGGTTTCTTCTGTAAAGAATCTCCTTCCGCTATCATCTCTGAAGAAGAACAAGATATGGATAATAATTGGTTCTCTTGTTGGAGCTGTAATTGCACTGGTGTTCATCGGATTCTGCTGTTGTTGCCTGTTGATGCGGAAGCCTAAAGCTAATCATCAAGGACATCCCTTACACGGAAACTCTCAAACAATGACCAAAATGTCGATGGCATCAAAAAAGAGTGGAACGGCAAGCTGCATCTCATCGGCCTCCTCGAGTTTCGGTCAGTTCTTCAGCCTCCAAGAAATCCTTGATGCTACCAACAAATTTGATGAGAGTCTACTACTAGGAGTTGGTGGTTTTGGTAGGGTCTACAGAGGAATGCTTGAAGATGGGACTAATTGTGCTGTCAAAAGAGGTAACTCGAGATCCGAACAAGGCCTTGCTGAATTTATGACTGAAATTGAAATGCTATCTAAACTTCGTCACCGTCACCTTGTCTCTCTTATTGGCTACTGTGATGAAAGATCGGAAACGATTCTTGTTTATGAGTATATGGCTAATGGACCCCTTAGAAGCCATCTTTATGGAACAAATTTTCCATCTCTAACATGGAAGCAACGACTTGATATATGCATTGGCGCTGCTAGAGGACTTCATTACCTCCACACATTTGCAGCCCGAAGCATTATTCACCGGGATGTGAAGACAACAAACATTCTCTTGGATGAGAATTTTGTAGCCAAGGTATCAGATTTTGGCCTCTCAAAAACCGGTCCAGCTTTAGATCAGACACATGTGAGTACTGCTGTTAAGGGTAGCTTTGGCTACCTTGATCCCGAATACTTTAGAAGACAGCAACTCACTGAGAAGTCTGATGTGTATTCATTCGGGGTGGTTCTGATGGAAGTTCTCTGTGCTAGGTCGGCTTTAAATCCAGTTCTCCCAAGAGAACAAGTTAATATCGCGGAATGGGCAATGAGCTGGCACAAGAAAGGTATGTTGAATCAAATCATGGATTCTAATCTGGTCGGGAAATTGAATCCGGCTTCTCTTAAGAAGTACGGAGAGACAGCTGAGAAGTGCCTTGCCGAGCATGGGACTGAGAGACCATCGATGGGAGATGTTTTATGGAACCTCGAGTATGCTCTTCAGCTGGAGGAGACGTCATCAGTGCTAACTGAACCCGATGATAACAGTATGAACCATATCCCGGCGATTCGGTTGACACCGCTTGAGTCATTTGATAATAGTGTAACCATGACCAACGGGGGAAATTCTGGCACCGATTGTAATGCCGAAGATTCACTCGTAAATCCTTGTGGACGGTAG
- the LOC107903537 gene encoding uncharacterized protein: protein MEILRSSSIFIILLVFVPALIQTKADSVYCSNPRSRCYGKYIECPYECPSTSYGNYKAKVCHVNCDSSVCKSYCKHRKPDCNGPGSACYDPRFIGGDGIVFYFHGKSNEHFSLVSDTNLQINGRFIGHRPAGRTRDFTWIQALGILFNSHSFSLEAIKAATWNDEVDHLKFSYNGEDLIVPEGALSSWYSPEKDVKVERVANKNSVIVTLKDSAEIMVNVVPVTKEDDKIHNYKVPSDDCFAHLEVQFRFFALSPKVDGVLGRTYQPDFQNPAKPGVAMPVVGGEDKYKTTQLLSANCLTCLYSPENSSNQEMTSVTEYLPLDCTSGASAGYGIVCKK, encoded by the exons ATGGAGATTCTAAGAAGCAGctctatttttatcattttgctCGTCTTTGTGCCAGCTCTGATTCAAACAAAAGCAGATTCTGTGTATTGCAGTAATCCAAGAAGCCGATGCTATGGAAAATACATAGAATGTCCCTATGAATGTCCAAGCACTAGCTATGGCAATTACAAAGCTAAAGTCTGTCATGTTAACTGTGATTCATCCGTCTGTAAATCTTATTGTAAAC ATCGTAAACCAGACTGTAATGGTCCTGGATCAGCTTGTTACGATCCTCGTTTCATTGGTGGTGATGGCATTGTGTTTTATTTCCATGGAAAGAGCAATGAGCATTTCAGCTTGGTGTCCGATACCAATCTCCAAATCAACGGTCGCTTCATCGGTCATCGTCCCGCTGGTCGAACCAGGGACTTCACTTGGATTCAAGCGCTTGGGATCTTATTCAACTCTCATTCTTTCTCCCTTGAAGCCATCAAAGCTGCAACATGGAACGATGAAGTGGACCATTTAAAGTTCAGTTACAACGGGGAGGATTTAATTGTCCCAGAAGGGGCTTTGTCCAGTTGGTATTCACCTGAAAAAGATGTGAAAGTCGAAAGAGTTGCAAATAAGAACAGTGTGATTGTAACATTGAAAGATAGTGCAGAGATTATGGTGAATGTGGTTCCTGTGACAAAAGAAGATGATAAAATCCATAACTACAAAGTACCATCTGATGATTGCTTTGCTCACTTGGAAGTTCAGTTTAGGTTCTTTGCCCTTTCACCTAAGGTGGACGGGGTGCTCGGCAGGACTTACCAGCCGGATTTCCAGAACCCGGCGAAACCCGGTGTGGCAATGCCTGTTGTTGGTGGTGAAGATAAGTATAAGACCACCCAACTTCTTTCTGCAAATTGCTTAACTTGTTTATACTCGCCGGAAAATAGTTCGAACCAGGAGATGACATCTGTGACTGAATATCTACCTCTTGATTGCACCAGCGGGGCTTCTGCTGGATATGGAATTGTTTGCAAGAAATAA